Below is a window of Agrobacterium vitis DNA.
TTGACAGAAAGAGCCGTTGGATACCCCAATTCTTTCAAGGAATAGTCGATGGCCTCGGCGACTTCCTCGAAGGCTTTGGAGTGACCGAAGCCTTTCGGCTCCACGATGCAAATATTGTAAGGCCGTTTGATCATTTTCAATTCCAAGGTTCCGTCCGCTGCATCGGTCAAAATGAAGCCGATGGCACCACGCAATCCTTGCTTTGTCAGCCTTTCGCAAAGCTGTAGGACCGCTCCACTTTTGCCACGCGCACCTCATAGCGGCTGTACCATTCCGCACGACCCTGGTTTTGTGCGGCCAGATGATCCACGACCTTTTTCCAGGCGCGGATTGAGGCTTCATCGCTCCAGTAGGAATTGGTTATGCCAAACCCTGTCGAATCACGAGCGGATTCCACACCGAGAAAGCCTGGCTGTTGGCTGGCAAGCGTAACCATGGCTTCGGCCATGTCATCGTAGCCATTGTCACCTTCGGTTCTGACCGAAGAAAAACAGACGACGTAATAAGGGGGAGAAGGCAGCTTGGCAAAACGTGACATCGCTTGCGGCTTTCGGCTCGAGTGAGGAGTGGCATGCCGCCAGTTTGCTCCTTCAGTCGAAATAGACCAATTCAAATTGGTGATCGGACAAATAAAAAAGCGGAGCCGAAGCCCCGCTTTTCCAATGTAAAATTCCAGAGACGCGATTAACGCTTGGAGAACTGGAAGGACCGGCGAGCTTTTGCCTTGCCGTACTTCTTACGTTCAACAACGCGGCTATCGCGGGTCAGGAAGCCACCCTTCTTCAGAACTGAGCGCAGGCCCGGTTCGAAGTAGGTGAGGGCCTTGGAAATGCCGTGACGCACAGCGCCAGCCTGGCCGGACAGACCACCACCGGTAACGGTGGCGATAACGTCGAACTGACCGGTGCGGGCAGCAGCGACGACTGGCTGCTGCAGGATCATCTGCAAAACCGGACGTGCGAAGTAAACCGGGAAGTCGCGGCCATTGACCGTGATCTTGCCGGTGCCGGGCTTGACCCAGACGCGGGCGATTGCGTTCTTGCGCTTGCCGGTCGCGTAGGCGCGGCCTTGAGCGTCGACCTTACGGACGTGAACGGGAGCCGAAGCTTCCTGCGCAGTGCCGAGATCCTTCAGGGAAGAGAGGTCAGCCATACTTAGGCGCTCCTTACGTTCTTGCTGTTCAGCTTGGCCACGTCGAGAGCGACAGGCTGCTGGGCTTCGTGGGGGTGTGCAGACCCGGCGTAAACGCGCAGGTTCTTCATCTGGCGACGGCCAAGCGGACCGCGGGGAATCATACGTTCGACAGCCTTTTCAAGAACGCGCTCCGGGAAGCGGCCTTCGATGATCTGGCGCGCCGTGCGTTCCTTGATGCCACCCGGATAGCCGGTGTGCCAGTAATAGGTCTTGTCGGTGTATTTCTTGCCGGTCAGGACGACCTTTTCGGCATTGATGACGATGACATTGTCGCCATCATCGACGTGGGGAGTATACGTGACCTTGTGCTTGCCACGCAGATAGGTGGCGATCACGGTGGCGAGGCGACCAACAACGAGCCCTTCGGCGTCGATGATGACCCACTTCTTCTCCACCTCTGCAGGCTTCTGAACGAAGGTAGACATGAGGTTCAACTTTCTTTTGGACCCTTTCAGCCCTTAAGGGCCGGTCGGGCGTTTCTTGTTGCTTGTCTTGTGCGTTTTGATGCGCACAAAAAGAATGCGGTCCATAAGGGCCGCAAGCTGGCGGCTTTATAGTCGCGGCGCCGGGTTCGGTCAAGGATGGTTGATTGGCGACAGCGTTCGAAAAGCCAATAGAAAACAAGTGATTAGCTATGTGGTATTATTTTACCGCAAAATACTTTGCCGTCTTGTTTGAATTTCGACCTTTTCATTGGTGCAAACGGCGGGGCGGTCACGCTGAACTTGCCAGGGTTGCGACGAGAAGGCTCATCCGCGGCACCCGGTTTGAGGTCATGGTGGCAGAGAAGTCTGCATTATTTGAAAGTGCTCACCAGCTGCTTTCTAACTCTGAGACGCACTTATCTTTTCCTCTCGGACGAGAGGGGAGATGCCCATGTGCGATGCCTAATGGTTTCTGTAGACGGCGTGAGGCGAGTGCTTCGTTTTGAGACAAATCGCTCTGTTGCTCCGGCTTGTTTCGGGATGAGGATTTTGCAATCAATGGTGGTACTGACTAGCCGTTGAGATGCGTAACTCGAGGCTCTTGCGTCAACACAGGCTTACGCAATGGGGGTGATCGATAATCAAATCGATTTAAATTCTGGCACGTCTAACGACATTTCGAGTGAAATAATTTTTACCTAAAACTACTTGTAATCATTAGGGAATTCAATGTTTGAGGGTGCTAAAATGCACATGAACAAAATATGAACAAAAAGCGAACATAATAGCATTCATCTTTATGAATGTGATGCTGATCACATCAAGCTTGAAAATTCCCTTAAAAAGAGCATACTAATGATAGCGATAACATGACGACCGCTTCCATGTCTCCTCGAAAGGCGGAGAGAGTATTGGTGCGTCATTATCTCTTAGGTTGTGTTGAGCTTGTCGATTCTTGGTTGGCAGAGGTATGGTTGTGCAAAAAAAGGTTACTTAATCGAGAAAATGGTCTCGCGCATGGCACTGTGTAATGTGTCATTGCGGGACCTTGCGTCTTTGCAAACAGTTAAGCCAAATTTGCTATCCTGTGACCGGGACCTAGAGTTTGCCTTAGGAAGAGTGAAGCCCGGTTTTCCTGAAAAGACAAACGGCAGCACGAGAGCAAAGCATATCTTCAGAGTAGCTTTTCACGCTTTGAATTTTTGTTTTGCCGCATGTCGTTATCGCAAAACCGCTGCCCACTTTTGAGCGACAGGTTTTAGGGACGGATTGTCTGGAGAAACGGCTGTCGAGCCGGGAAGGATAAGCCATGAGCCACGACCACTATTCCGATGACTATCTCTGCACGATTCTGGCGCGCACCCGCACTGTCGCGCTGGTTGGAGTGTCCGCACGCGACGACCGGCCCAGCCATTGGGTGCTCGGTTTTCTGCTCGGTAAGGGCTATCAGGTCTTTCCCGTCAATCCCGCGCTTGCTGGCACCACAATTCTTGGCCGCCCTGTGCATGCACGCCTCGCTGATATAGGCGTGCCAATCGATCTCGTCGATGTGTTTCGCCGCTCGGAAGCCCTCAGTGAGGTGGTGGATGAAGCCATGGCTCTGGAGAGACGACCAAAAGCGATTTGGGGTCAATTGGGTGTCCGCGATGATGAAGCGGCGGCAAAAGCCGAGGCGGCAGGCATCGATGTGGTGATGAACCGAGCGCTGGTCGCTGAATATCCGCTGGTCTACCAGGCCAGTCATATTGCCCATCGCTCCCCAACCGCCGCCTGATAGCAAGCGGCACCGGCGATAATCGCGCTGCCTTGCGCGGTTAGCGCCGTCTTGGTGGTTTATCCGCGGGCCGGGTGTTCTCTTAGAGGGAATAATGCGGGACGAAGCGGATAAAGCCGTCCTGCAGGTTTTCCACCGGTTTGCAGTTCAGCACCGGGCAGGCAGGATTGTCGCGTGTCGGTACCGTGGCACGTTCGGCATACTCGCCTGGCGAACAGGAATTGGTGTTGCGAACGTAGCGATCGTAAAGCGCCATGCCCGGCACACGCTTCGAGGGATAGCGCAGCACGGCAGCGCCCTGGTCTCTCAGGATTTGCCGGACATTTTCGCAGGCAAGCGTGGTCGAATTGTAGCGCTCGATCGCCAGCGCACTGCTGCCCCATAAGGAAATGGCAACGCAAAAGCTCAACCGTATCATCGGGTTCATCGGAACATCTCCATCAAATACATTCGCCAATCCCTATAGCATGTCCTTGTCCCAAGCCCGCCGCACACTTACTGATGACATGCTGTATATCTCTTCTTAACTGGGGCGGTTGTGCTTACGATCAAGACAGGGTGCAATTCCAGAGGATCACAGCAGCGTGCTTGGGAGAATGACATGCAGCATGACGTTTATGAGAGCGCTTATCTCAAGACCATTCTGGAAACGGTCAAGACTATTGCCCTGACCGGGGCCTCGCCCAATCCGGCGCGGCCAAGCCATGGGGTCATGCATTTTCTGCTGAACCAAGGCTACCGCGTTATTCCGGTCAATCCGGGGCAGGCGGGAAAGGACATTCTGGGGCAGACTGTTTTTGCTTCGCTTGCGGATATTCCTGAACCGGTCGACATGATCGATGTGTTCCGTGCTTCCGAATATCTACCCTCCGTGGTGGATGAAGCCTTGGGGCTCACGCATGTGCCGAAAGTGATCTGGGCTCAGCTTGGCGTGCGTGACGACCAGGCCGCCGCCCGCGCCGAGGCCGCCGGGATCAAGGTGGTGATGAACCGCTGCCCGGCCATCGAATATCTCAAGCGAAACTGGAGCCGGACAGTCACTAGGCCGATCGGGTAAGAGATCTATAGCCATCAAAAGTCTGTGCAATTCTCCAAAAAAGCCCGGACTTTCAAACAGGGCATGAGGTAGCGTTTCATCGGCATCGGTGTAATGCTCTGCCGCACTATTTCAGGGAGGATAACCATGGCAAACAACAATCCGGGCTTTGCGACACTGGCGGTGCATGCTGGTGCTCAGCCGGACCCGACGACCGGCGCACGCACGACGCCAATTTACCAGACGACGGCCTTTGTGTTCGAAAATGCCGATCACGCCGCCGCCTTGTTTGGCCTCAAGCAATTCGGCAATATCTATACAAGGATCATGAACCCGACCCAGGGCGTGCTGGAAGAGCGAGTCGCTGCTTTGGAAGGCGGCACGGCGGCATTGGCGGTGGCATCGGGCCACGCGGCGCAGATGTTGGTCTTTCATACCCTGATGCAGCCGGGTGATAATTTCGTTGCCGCCAAAAAGCTCTATGGCGGGTCGATCAACCAGTTCGGTCACGCCTTCCAGAATTTCGGCTGGCAGGTGCGCTGGGCCGATACCGACAATCCGGCAAGCTTTGAGGCGCAAATCGACGAGCGAACCAAGGCGATCTTCATCGAAAGCCTTGCCAATCCCGGTGGTACATTCGTCGATATTGCCACTATTGCCGATGTTGCGCGCCGCCACGGACTGCCGCTGATCGTCGATAATACCATGGCCAGCCCTTATCTGGTCCGGCCTTTGGAATACGGTGCCGATATCGTCGTGCATTCCGCCACCAAATTTCTCGGCGGCCATGGCAATTCCATGGGCGGGGTGATCGTCGATGGTGGAACGTTCGACTGGTCGCAATCGGACAAGTTTCCGAGCCTGTCACAGCCGCGCAGCGAATATGGCAATGTGGTTCTGCATGACGCCTTCGGCAATATGGCGTTTGCCATTGCCTGCCGGGTACTCGGGCTACGCGACCTCGGACCGGCGATTGCGCCGATGAATGCCTTCCTCATCCTGACCGGCATCGAAACCTTGCCGCTGCGCATGCAGCGTCATTGCGACAACGCCTTGAAGGTGGCGCATTGGCTGAAGGCCCATGCCAAAGTCGCCTGGGTGCATTATGCGGGCCTGCCGGATGATCCGAACCATGCGCTGCAACAGCGCTACGCGCCAAAGGGGGCTGGCGCCGTTTTCACCTTCGGGCTGAAGGGCGGCTATGAGGCGGGCAAGGCGCTGGTGGAGGGATTGCAGCTGTTTTCCCATCTTGCCAATATCGGCGATACCCGCTCGCTGGTCATTCATCCCGCCTCGACCACCCATGCCCAATTGACCCCGGAGCAGCAGGTGGCGGCCGGTGCAGGGCCGGAGGTTGTGCGTCTGTCCATCGGGATCGAGGACCCCGACGATATCATTGCGGATCTTCAACAGGCCTTGTCAAAGCTCTGATGGGGCTTGCCGACGATGGTTGCTTTCAGAGGATTTCAGCGTTTGCATGGAAACGCTGAAATCCTCTATATCCCGCTGGGCCTCTTTGCTCTGAGGGTAATCCTGGTCAGTTCTGACGGCACGCCGA
It encodes the following:
- a CDS encoding antibiotic biosynthesis monooxygenase family protein; protein product: MSRFAKLPSPPYYVVCFSSVRTEGDNGYDDMAEAMVTLASQQPGFLGVESARDSTGFGITNSYWSDEASIRAWKKVVDHLAAQNQGRAEWYSRYEVRVAKVERSYSFAKG
- the rpsI gene encoding 30S ribosomal protein S9 — its product is MADLSSLKDLGTAQEASAPVHVRKVDAQGRAYATGKRKNAIARVWVKPGTGKITVNGRDFPVYFARPVLQMILQQPVVAAARTGQFDVIATVTGGGLSGQAGAVRHGISKALTYFEPGLRSVLKKGGFLTRDSRVVERKKYGKAKARRSFQFSKR
- the rplM gene encoding 50S ribosomal protein L13; this encodes MSTFVQKPAEVEKKWVIIDAEGLVVGRLATVIATYLRGKHKVTYTPHVDDGDNVIVINAEKVVLTGKKYTDKTYYWHTGYPGGIKERTARQIIEGRFPERVLEKAVERMIPRGPLGRRQMKNLRVYAGSAHPHEAQQPVALDVAKLNSKNVRSA
- a CDS encoding CoA-binding protein, with protein sequence MSHDHYSDDYLCTILARTRTVALVGVSARDDRPSHWVLGFLLGKGYQVFPVNPALAGTTILGRPVHARLADIGVPIDLVDVFRRSEALSEVVDEAMALERRPKAIWGQLGVRDDEAAAKAEAAGIDVVMNRALVAEYPLVYQASHIAHRSPTAA
- a CDS encoding CoA-binding protein, which produces MQHDVYESAYLKTILETVKTIALTGASPNPARPSHGVMHFLLNQGYRVIPVNPGQAGKDILGQTVFASLADIPEPVDMIDVFRASEYLPSVVDEALGLTHVPKVIWAQLGVRDDQAAARAEAAGIKVVMNRCPAIEYLKRNWSRTVTRPIG
- a CDS encoding O-acetylhomoserine aminocarboxypropyltransferase → MANNNPGFATLAVHAGAQPDPTTGARTTPIYQTTAFVFENADHAAALFGLKQFGNIYTRIMNPTQGVLEERVAALEGGTAALAVASGHAAQMLVFHTLMQPGDNFVAAKKLYGGSINQFGHAFQNFGWQVRWADTDNPASFEAQIDERTKAIFIESLANPGGTFVDIATIADVARRHGLPLIVDNTMASPYLVRPLEYGADIVVHSATKFLGGHGNSMGGVIVDGGTFDWSQSDKFPSLSQPRSEYGNVVLHDAFGNMAFAIACRVLGLRDLGPAIAPMNAFLILTGIETLPLRMQRHCDNALKVAHWLKAHAKVAWVHYAGLPDDPNHALQQRYAPKGAGAVFTFGLKGGYEAGKALVEGLQLFSHLANIGDTRSLVIHPASTTHAQLTPEQQVAAGAGPEVVRLSIGIEDPDDIIADLQQALSKL